Proteins from a genomic interval of Amycolatopsis sp. cg13:
- a CDS encoding DUF3224 domain-containing protein, protein MTSTAVAAFELDKWEPQAQDEAGGTAFAQVLIEKTFTGVVEGTSRVEMLTASNETSRAYVAFERFTGSVDGRKGSFVLRHTAGDEGLSLTLLPGSGTDELAGISGSADIAIDDAGKHTFTLVYELPGA, encoded by the coding sequence ATGACCAGTACCGCCGTCGCCGCGTTCGAACTGGACAAATGGGAGCCGCAGGCGCAGGACGAGGCCGGTGGCACGGCGTTCGCGCAGGTATTGATCGAGAAGACGTTCACCGGGGTGGTCGAGGGGACCAGCCGGGTCGAGATGCTGACGGCGTCGAACGAGACATCGCGCGCGTACGTCGCTTTCGAGCGCTTTACCGGCTCCGTCGACGGACGGAAGGGCAGTTTCGTTCTCCGGCACACGGCCGGGGACGAGGGTCTGTCGCTGACCCTGCTTCCCGGCTCGGGCACGGACGAGCTGGCAGGCATCTCCGGGTCGGCCGACATCGCGATCGACGACGCGGGCAAGCACACGTTCACGCTGGTCTACGAGCTGCCGGGCGCGTGA